A region from the Lentisphaera profundi genome encodes:
- the der gene encoding ribosome biogenesis GTPase Der, translated as MRMQTKTSKLPTVTIVGRPNVGKSSLFNTLLRKRIAIVHEQCGVTRDRVAQPVSWDGYRYQLVDTGGLGVLSDEKNVDFMDDQIRTQLKVAVESSDIMIMLTDVKAGLTELDREVCDFLRKHDKPIVLAVNKCDNLDLEEEAQAFSALGFKHVHAISCNHKSNLDTLREEICSYFPPNEEDDEALPELRITLAGRPNVGKSSIANRLLGEERVIVSDIAGTTRDAVDIPFSFDDEGESKNGLLVDTAGVKKLRKIDNLVEKFSMMRTEDAIKRATVVLFVIDVSQGVTNGDKKIANTIKEEGKPCIVIANKWDLVKSEAPKQKFLDDLDHDLPFMRYCPIIFTSAVDGNGFRELLPASLRIFEQSLIDIPTALLNQVLHDMVLRTPPPSTGKGFFKVYYATMVKNPPAHFILFCNKKDYCQDHYKRFIEKTLRNAFGLSGIPIEIEYRERTHLQEKFRENGGLPGEIKEKLAKDRKKAWRRSKKHRG; from the coding sequence ATGAGAATGCAAACCAAAACTAGCAAACTTCCTACCGTCACTATCGTGGGACGTCCAAATGTAGGTAAATCCTCGCTATTTAATACTTTATTAAGAAAGCGTATCGCTATTGTCCACGAACAGTGCGGCGTAACTCGCGACCGTGTAGCCCAACCCGTAAGCTGGGATGGCTATCGCTATCAACTAGTCGACACTGGTGGACTAGGCGTACTCAGCGATGAAAAAAATGTCGACTTCATGGATGACCAAATCCGTACGCAGCTCAAAGTTGCCGTAGAAAGTTCAGATATTATGATAATGCTTACGGATGTTAAAGCTGGCCTCACTGAACTCGACCGAGAAGTCTGTGACTTTTTACGCAAGCATGATAAACCTATTGTTCTTGCTGTAAATAAATGCGATAACTTAGACCTCGAAGAAGAAGCTCAAGCCTTTTCTGCCTTAGGCTTTAAGCACGTTCATGCTATTTCATGTAACCATAAATCAAATCTCGACACCCTACGTGAAGAGATATGTTCCTACTTCCCTCCAAACGAGGAAGATGATGAAGCGCTTCCTGAACTTAGAATCACACTTGCCGGACGACCAAATGTCGGCAAATCATCTATTGCGAACCGCCTCCTTGGCGAAGAACGCGTCATCGTTTCTGATATAGCAGGCACAACTCGCGACGCAGTCGACATCCCTTTTTCTTTCGATGACGAAGGCGAAAGTAAAAATGGCCTTTTAGTTGATACTGCCGGAGTCAAAAAACTCAGAAAAATCGATAATCTTGTCGAAAAATTTTCAATGATGAGAACTGAGGACGCCATTAAACGCGCTACCGTTGTTCTCTTTGTGATTGACGTTTCTCAAGGTGTTACCAATGGCGATAAAAAAATTGCCAACACCATAAAAGAAGAAGGTAAACCCTGCATTGTCATTGCTAACAAATGGGATTTAGTTAAATCTGAAGCTCCTAAGCAGAAGTTTTTAGATGATCTAGATCACGACCTACCCTTCATGCGTTACTGCCCCATTATTTTTACTTCCGCTGTTGATGGCAACGGCTTCCGTGAATTACTTCCTGCAAGTCTACGTATTTTTGAGCAATCTTTGATTGATATCCCCACTGCTCTACTCAATCAAGTCTTACACGATATGGTTTTGCGTACTCCGCCACCTTCTACTGGCAAAGGCTTCTTTAAAGTTTATTACGCCACAATGGTGAAAAATCCTCCGGCTCATTTTATTCTTTTTTGTAATAAGAAAGATTATTGCCAGGATCACTACAAACGCTTCATTGAGAAAACTCTCCGTAATGCGTTTGGCCTCTCCGGAATCCCCATAGAAATCGAATATCGCGAAAGAACTCACTTACAAGAAAAATTTCGCGAAAACGGCGGTCTCCCTGGTGAGATTAAAGAGAAACTAGCTAAAGACCGTAAGAAAGCTTGGCGTCGTTCAAAAAAACACCGCGGTTAA
- a CDS encoding DUF3859 domain-containing protein, which produces MARKKPTWKMLSYGIHTNWEKGSKELPKLKKFSWEIPARLDIEFGYVLNIKQARGKKLEFTIEHPNFIDLKTGEIAPSFCGEIFVRSNDWDFFLGDTLWAPVEDKIGTWTLTTKLDGELLVKKRFTISPDNNLS; this is translated from the coding sequence ATGGCACGCAAAAAACCTACATGGAAAATGCTTAGCTATGGCATTCATACTAACTGGGAAAAAGGTAGCAAAGAGCTACCTAAATTAAAAAAATTCTCTTGGGAAATCCCCGCACGACTCGATATTGAATTCGGCTACGTACTTAATATAAAACAGGCACGCGGAAAAAAACTTGAATTCACCATTGAGCACCCCAATTTCATCGATCTGAAAACTGGAGAAATCGCCCCCTCCTTTTGCGGTGAAATATTTGTTCGATCCAATGATTGGGACTTTTTTCTAGGCGACACCTTATGGGCTCCCGTAGAAGACAAAATAGGGACTTGGACTTTAACCACCAAATTAGACGGCGAACTATTAGTCAAAAAACGTTTTACCATAAGCCCTGATAATAACCTTTCTTAG
- the def gene encoding peptide deformylase: MSEEGHILEVKKFGNPVLRKIAEPITEISDEIRELVEEMVDTMYEENGIGLAAPQVGQSIRLFVIDTHFDDEEYGSEGEKLFCPKMPMALINPEIVSSSGENIPFEEGCLSIPLINASVIRPSNIVLRAKTLDGELIEADFGGLTARCMQHEIDHLDGVLFTDRAEKEDLKLVAKKLEQLRMKTEKALKKRKPKKRK, translated from the coding sequence ATGTCCGAAGAAGGTCATATACTTGAAGTCAAAAAATTTGGTAATCCTGTGCTCAGGAAAATAGCTGAGCCCATTACCGAAATTAGCGATGAGATACGTGAGCTTGTAGAAGAAATGGTTGATACAATGTACGAAGAGAATGGTATTGGTTTGGCCGCACCTCAGGTAGGTCAAAGTATACGTCTCTTTGTAATAGATACTCATTTTGATGATGAAGAGTATGGGTCTGAGGGGGAGAAATTATTTTGCCCCAAGATGCCCATGGCTTTAATTAATCCAGAGATTGTTTCAAGTTCGGGTGAAAATATCCCCTTTGAAGAGGGGTGTTTATCTATTCCCTTAATTAACGCATCGGTGATTAGGCCTAGTAATATAGTTTTACGTGCTAAGACATTAGATGGAGAGTTGATAGAAGCGGATTTTGGAGGCTTAACAGCTAGATGTATGCAGCATGAGATCGATCATTTAGATGGTGTGCTCTTTACTGATCGAGCAGAAAAGGAAGATCTAAAGCTCGTGGCTAAGAAATTAGAGCAGTTGAGGATGAAGACCGAGAAAGCGTTGAAGAAACGCAAGCCCAAAAAGCGTAAGTGA
- a CDS encoding Rne/Rng family ribonuclease: MKQIFINKEQLETRVAMVENNILTEYEVERYDQERLVGSIFKGRIKNLENSLQAAFVDIGFQKNAFLHYWDMIPAAYNDGLFEQDAMSKDTVASMDANIGDSFSSTLKKKPGRSKDGDDQDRMRKEIERIPELFPVGSEVIVQVTKGPIGTKGPRVTTNLSIPGRYLVLLPHTSHIGVSKRIQNHKERDRLRSVLRKMSLPERMGCICRTLGDGKPEEYFHNDIEMLLDIWDTMERNRQTQRAPYCLYREPDLMSRSTRYFLTDSVDDVWIDNHEAYTKFRKTIVKISDVNISKLKHHNQHKPLFQHFGIAKQIDSIFERQVSLPSGGYICIDETEALIAIDINSGKARQGKDHPETILMTNLEAAESIARQLRLRDIGGLVVIDFIDMRSKKDQMQVYRALKKGVQHDKAKTKISPISQLGLLEMTRQREHQSLKDSLYTPCSNCEGKGVVKSMVSVSVEIQRKLQALLKRSKDKMEVRVICHPDILHRLRAEDARILRNMEKSLGGNLSFRADDSLHVEEFKVVNPNTMKEYR; encoded by the coding sequence ATGAAACAAATTTTTATAAACAAAGAACAACTCGAGACACGAGTTGCGATGGTTGAGAATAACATTCTCACAGAGTACGAAGTCGAACGCTATGACCAAGAACGTCTTGTCGGCTCAATTTTCAAGGGTCGTATCAAGAATTTAGAGAATTCTCTACAGGCGGCTTTTGTCGATATCGGCTTTCAGAAAAATGCTTTTTTACATTACTGGGATATGATCCCTGCGGCTTACAATGATGGTCTCTTTGAGCAAGATGCTATGTCCAAAGATACGGTAGCATCAATGGATGCGAATATAGGAGATTCTTTTTCAAGTACGCTTAAAAAGAAGCCTGGAAGATCTAAAGATGGTGATGATCAGGATAGAATGCGTAAAGAAATTGAGCGTATACCGGAGCTTTTTCCTGTTGGTTCAGAAGTTATTGTACAGGTAACAAAAGGCCCAATTGGCACTAAAGGACCACGCGTAACAACAAACTTGAGTATCCCCGGGCGTTATTTGGTTTTATTGCCCCATACGAGTCATATTGGTGTATCTAAAAGAATTCAAAATCATAAAGAAAGAGATCGTTTACGCAGTGTATTGCGTAAAATGAGCCTTCCAGAGAGAATGGGCTGTATCTGTCGTACTTTAGGCGATGGCAAACCAGAAGAGTATTTCCATAATGATATTGAGATGTTGCTAGATATATGGGATACAATGGAGCGCAATCGCCAGACTCAGAGAGCGCCTTATTGTCTTTATAGAGAGCCTGATCTTATGTCTCGTTCGACGCGCTATTTTTTGACTGATTCGGTTGATGACGTTTGGATTGATAATCATGAAGCTTACACCAAATTCAGAAAAACTATTGTTAAAATTTCTGATGTGAACATTAGCAAATTAAAGCATCATAATCAGCATAAGCCTCTCTTTCAGCACTTTGGTATTGCTAAGCAGATCGATTCGATCTTTGAGCGTCAAGTGAGCTTGCCCTCTGGTGGATATATCTGTATTGATGAAACAGAAGCATTGATTGCTATTGATATTAACTCAGGTAAAGCCCGTCAAGGTAAAGATCATCCAGAAACTATTCTTATGACTAATCTTGAAGCGGCTGAGTCGATAGCTCGCCAGTTACGTTTACGTGATATTGGTGGCTTAGTAGTGATTGACTTTATTGATATGCGTTCCAAGAAGGATCAGATGCAAGTCTACCGTGCCTTGAAAAAAGGTGTTCAGCACGATAAGGCCAAAACGAAAATCTCGCCAATTTCACAATTGGGACTTTTAGAGATGACTCGTCAGCGTGAGCATCAGTCTTTGAAAGATTCTTTGTACACGCCTTGTTCCAACTGTGAAGGTAAAGGTGTCGTAAAATCGATGGTTTCTGTATCAGTTGAGATTCAGAGAAAGCTTCAGGCTTTATTGAAAAGATCTAAAGATAAGATGGAAGTGCGTGTGATTTGCCACCCTGATATTTTACATCGTTTACGTGCGGAAGATGCACGTATTTTGCGCAACATGGAAAAATCATTAGGTGGGAATCTTTCTTTCCGAGCTGATGATAGTCTGCATGTTGAAGAATTTAAAGTGGTTAATCCTAATACTATGAAGGAGTACCGTTAA
- a CDS encoding glutamate--tRNA ligase codes for MSEVRVRFAPSPTGNVHIGNIRAAIFNYLFARNNGGKFLLRIEDTDKERSTQEAVDALLDCMQWLNLDYDEAPLYQSTQEQHHLEVAKNLQDKGHAYRFIKGENEVTLFRMPWDLENYDCIREIDQQELPLHADVELEIDAGGVRFATISRKQKAVPMEACHAGYKDLKVFDADGKEIFDLNSNYASIISGDTTVKIANGAKITWTRHSVFFTDLIKGELSKPLDSMKDLVIVKSNGSPLFHLANICDDITQNMSHIIRGDDHVENTYRHVLIYAALGEKTPQYAHLPMIVNKQGKPYSKRDGDAFVGDFRTKGYTSDCLFNYLLLLGWSPGDEEKCSREDAIKLFQLEKVKSTAAQMDMDKLYNLNGQYLEVLSDENFITLVTPFVQSYSWYNGNEELLQTVAKLMKSRTKLVTQSESWEYYFQLVEPNDEKLIKKILGKEGMKQALLACADLLNETDFNDPDALGNTLKSAAENAGLNPGKLNQPVRFCVTSANGGADLMDTLALIGKEESVKRLKHNAEKFCLA; via the coding sequence ATGAGTGAAGTTAGAGTTCGATTTGCCCCTTCTCCCACGGGCAATGTTCACATAGGCAATATCCGTGCCGCAATTTTCAATTACCTCTTTGCAAGAAATAACGGTGGTAAATTCCTCCTGCGCATAGAAGATACTGACAAAGAAAGAAGTACACAAGAAGCTGTTGACGCCTTGTTAGATTGCATGCAATGGCTCAACTTAGACTACGACGAAGCTCCTCTTTACCAAAGTACACAAGAGCAACATCATCTAGAAGTCGCCAAAAATCTACAAGACAAAGGCCATGCCTACCGTTTTATCAAAGGCGAAAATGAAGTCACACTCTTCCGTATGCCTTGGGACCTAGAGAACTATGACTGCATCCGTGAGATCGACCAACAAGAGCTTCCTCTGCATGCTGATGTTGAGCTCGAAATTGACGCTGGCGGAGTACGCTTTGCAACGATTTCACGTAAACAAAAAGCTGTACCCATGGAAGCTTGTCATGCAGGCTACAAAGATTTAAAAGTTTTCGATGCTGATGGCAAGGAAATCTTTGACCTTAACTCTAACTATGCGTCCATCATCTCTGGCGACACTACAGTTAAAATTGCGAATGGTGCAAAAATCACGTGGACTCGACATAGTGTTTTCTTTACCGACCTCATTAAAGGCGAACTCAGCAAACCTTTAGATAGTATGAAAGATTTAGTCATTGTTAAGTCCAATGGCTCACCACTCTTTCATTTGGCGAATATTTGTGATGACATCACACAAAACATGAGCCACATCATCCGTGGAGATGATCATGTAGAAAATACATATCGCCATGTTTTAATCTATGCAGCTCTAGGCGAAAAAACTCCTCAATACGCTCACCTTCCGATGATCGTTAATAAACAAGGAAAGCCCTACTCAAAACGTGATGGCGATGCTTTTGTTGGCGACTTTCGCACCAAAGGTTACACCTCCGATTGCCTATTCAATTACCTCTTACTCCTCGGCTGGTCTCCTGGCGACGAAGAAAAATGTAGCCGTGAAGATGCAATTAAACTTTTTCAGTTAGAAAAAGTTAAAAGCACAGCCGCCCAAATGGACATGGACAAGCTATATAATCTTAACGGCCAGTATCTTGAAGTACTCAGTGACGAAAATTTTATCACCTTGGTAACTCCCTTCGTACAATCATACTCATGGTATAATGGCAATGAAGAACTGCTCCAAACCGTTGCGAAACTAATGAAAAGTCGCACAAAACTAGTTACACAATCAGAATCATGGGAGTACTACTTCCAACTAGTCGAACCAAATGACGAAAAGCTCATCAAAAAAATCTTAGGTAAAGAAGGCATGAAGCAAGCACTATTAGCCTGTGCCGACCTCCTTAATGAAACTGATTTTAATGATCCAGACGCCCTTGGCAACACACTGAAATCTGCAGCAGAAAATGCTGGCCTCAATCCAGGCAAACTCAATCAGCCCGTACGTTTCTGCGTTACATCTGCCAATGGCGGCGCTGACCTGATGGATACACTCGCACTCATTGGCAAAGAAGAAAGCGTTAAACGCTTAAAGCATAATGCAGAGAAATTCTGCCTCGCTTAA
- a CDS encoding ABC transporter ATP-binding protein, whose amino-acid sequence MSQPILRVKELSKSYFLNKKELKVLDCVSFSIEEGESIAITGPSGSGKSTLMGLCAGLDSPDSGEIILCGQDLAKMSEDQRAFLRLQQSSFIFQSFHLMPTLTALENVMVPLELQGQVNKSNKSRAIELLTQVGLQDRIKHFPNQLSGGEQQRVAIARAFINQPKILFADEPTGNLDSHTAETIQDLLFELNKQHSTSLVIVTHDLELAAKTQRTLKMNAGQITA is encoded by the coding sequence ATGAGCCAACCCATCCTTAGAGTAAAAGAACTCAGTAAAAGTTATTTTTTAAATAAAAAAGAACTCAAGGTTCTCGACTGTGTGAGTTTTTCTATCGAAGAAGGGGAGTCCATCGCTATCACTGGTCCATCAGGCAGTGGCAAGTCTACCCTCATGGGCCTTTGCGCAGGCTTAGATAGCCCTGACTCAGGTGAAATCATTCTCTGCGGGCAAGACTTAGCTAAAATGAGCGAAGATCAACGTGCCTTTTTGCGACTTCAGCAAAGTTCGTTTATCTTTCAGTCATTCCATCTCATGCCTACCTTAACTGCTCTAGAAAATGTAATGGTCCCCCTTGAGCTCCAAGGGCAAGTCAATAAAAGTAATAAGTCACGAGCGATTGAATTGCTTACGCAAGTCGGATTACAAGATCGCATCAAGCACTTCCCTAACCAACTTTCTGGAGGGGAACAACAGCGTGTTGCCATTGCTCGTGCTTTTATAAATCAACCGAAGATACTCTTTGCTGATGAACCCACTGGCAACTTAGATAGCCATACGGCTGAAACTATCCAAGATTTACTTTTTGAACTCAATAAACAACACTCTACCAGCTTAGTTATTGTCACTCATGATCTTGAACTAGCAGCCAAAACCCAGCGCACCTTAAAAATGAATGCCGGGCAAATCACTGCATGA
- a CDS encoding YaiI/YqxD family protein, which yields MKIYIDADACPQLVKTHIFRAVERRKIYLIQVANQYIRPSNSKLISSVLVGQGADVADLKIVELLEEGDLVITADIPLADLCVKKNAFALNPRGELYTEANIRQRLSVRDFMTDLRQLGVETGGPPPFSQRDGELFANALDRFLTKNT from the coding sequence ATGAAAATTTATATTGATGCGGATGCCTGTCCACAATTAGTTAAAACACACATCTTTCGTGCAGTAGAAAGGCGTAAGATTTATTTGATACAAGTAGCAAATCAGTATATTCGACCTTCGAATTCCAAGTTAATTTCGTCTGTTTTAGTGGGACAAGGAGCTGATGTGGCGGACTTGAAAATTGTTGAATTGCTTGAAGAGGGTGATTTAGTTATAACCGCGGACATACCTTTGGCTGACTTATGCGTTAAGAAAAATGCCTTTGCGCTCAACCCACGAGGAGAGCTTTACACGGAAGCTAATATTCGCCAGCGCCTTTCAGTTCGAGATTTCATGACTGATTTACGTCAGCTTGGAGTGGAGACCGGTGGGCCTCCGCCTTTTTCACAGCGTGATGGTGAGTTGTTTGCTAATGCTCTCGACCGTTTTTTAACTAAAAATACTTAG
- a CDS encoding CDP-alcohol phosphatidyltransferase family protein has translation MSTEHTIKHTQLYKKIPTLLTLGNSICGFTAILLALQAYEKILTKNPNGHFEIITQNADTTIMPYVFAACAWLIIGAMIFDALDGWSARKLNATSLHGIEMDSLADMVTFGVAPAVLVYIYAHVTVFLGFAEVKDLGFIRQDRLFWLAGAMYMGCAALRLALYNAMEMESKFNPKNNKLKEHGFRGIPSPGAASAVCSIVIMGTTEANLPEWLMTFFLPLYTAFLGLLMISPIPYPHMAKWLVSPVNRSRKLIVLLVILLVGGSEMIRYGSGPKMTAAALINLYVLSGPIMLILSKIKGHNISEDEDLISNKL, from the coding sequence ATGAGCACTGAACACACAATTAAGCATACTCAGCTTTACAAGAAGATTCCTACTCTCCTGACTCTAGGGAATTCGATCTGTGGCTTTACAGCTATACTTTTAGCCCTGCAAGCTTACGAAAAAATACTCACAAAAAATCCTAATGGCCATTTTGAGATCATTACCCAAAATGCCGACACGACTATTATGCCCTATGTCTTTGCCGCCTGTGCTTGGCTTATAATAGGCGCCATGATATTTGACGCTCTCGATGGTTGGAGTGCTCGCAAATTAAATGCGACGTCATTACACGGAATCGAAATGGACTCCCTGGCCGACATGGTGACTTTTGGAGTAGCCCCTGCCGTACTGGTTTACATCTACGCTCACGTTACCGTTTTTCTTGGTTTTGCTGAAGTCAAGGATCTCGGCTTCATCAGGCAAGATCGTCTTTTTTGGCTAGCCGGCGCGATGTACATGGGCTGCGCGGCATTGCGCTTAGCCCTCTACAACGCCATGGAAATGGAAAGTAAGTTCAATCCAAAAAACAATAAATTAAAAGAACACGGCTTTAGAGGAATCCCCTCACCCGGAGCCGCATCAGCCGTCTGCTCAATCGTCATAATGGGAACAACCGAAGCTAATCTCCCCGAATGGCTAATGACCTTCTTCCTCCCCCTCTACACCGCTTTTCTAGGCCTCTTAATGATCAGCCCCATTCCATATCCACACATGGCAAAATGGTTAGTCTCACCAGTGAACCGCTCACGTAAACTTATTGTACTACTTGTCATATTACTTGTAGGGGGATCAGAAATGATTCGTTATGGTAGTGGACCAAAAATGACCGCAGCGGCACTTATAAACCTTTATGTTTTATCTGGACCTATAATGTTGATACTGAGTAAAATCAAAGGTCATAATATATCTGAAGATGAAGACTTGATTAGTAACAAGCTTTAA
- a CDS encoding small basic protein, with the protein MSIHRSLKVKGNTAGKKNVLKRFERVDQLIEEGRLKPGDPVLGLPKTKVNI; encoded by the coding sequence ATGTCTATTCACAGAAGTTTAAAAGTTAAAGGCAATACTGCCGGTAAAAAGAACGTACTCAAACGTTTCGAACGCGTTGACCAACTTATTGAAGAAGGTCGTCTTAAGCCAGGTGATCCAGTTCTAGGTCTTCCTAAAACTAAAGTTAACATCTAA
- the fmt gene encoding methionyl-tRNA formyltransferase, with protein MKQAPIKVFFIGSGAIGIPAVMALQESVEIDLLGVASQPDRPAGRKRRLTPSPLATWAESEGFSVHKPEKVSSQEFVDYVGSLKPDIVVVIAYGQLLRENLLHLAPFSCLNVHASILPFYRGASPIFSAVLGGEKESGVAIMKMAKGMDTGAVYRTHKVVLEDQETTGSLELKLADVAGKQLVKDIQDVVHNGLEAIEQNHDLATSCSKIDKSFGLLDWSKSAKSNLRKIFACQPWPGTWTYYQVGDKLKRLAICKASLVNSSSSKLTPGEIVVEDSCLQVACGSLDFLEVHRVKPEGKREMDIKDFLLGAGLTNGDCLTSVNH; from the coding sequence ATGAAACAAGCACCAATTAAAGTATTTTTCATAGGTTCTGGCGCTATCGGCATTCCTGCTGTAATGGCATTGCAAGAGTCTGTTGAAATTGATCTGCTTGGTGTGGCTTCACAACCTGATCGACCTGCGGGACGAAAAAGACGGCTCACTCCCTCTCCATTAGCCACCTGGGCTGAATCTGAGGGCTTTTCCGTACACAAGCCGGAAAAGGTAAGTTCCCAAGAGTTTGTCGATTATGTTGGATCATTGAAGCCCGATATTGTTGTTGTCATTGCTTATGGTCAGTTACTCCGCGAAAATCTGCTTCATTTAGCCCCTTTTTCATGCCTTAATGTCCATGCTTCAATTTTACCTTTTTATCGAGGCGCTTCACCGATTTTCTCAGCTGTTTTAGGTGGCGAGAAAGAAAGTGGTGTGGCGATTATGAAAATGGCGAAAGGTATGGATACGGGAGCAGTGTATCGCACTCATAAAGTAGTCTTGGAAGATCAAGAAACTACGGGATCACTTGAGTTGAAGCTCGCAGATGTAGCTGGAAAACAGCTTGTAAAAGATATTCAGGACGTGGTCCATAATGGTTTAGAAGCCATAGAACAAAACCACGATCTCGCAACAAGTTGTTCAAAAATTGACAAAAGCTTCGGCCTTCTTGATTGGTCGAAATCAGCTAAGTCAAATCTCAGAAAAATCTTTGCCTGCCAGCCGTGGCCAGGGACTTGGACTTACTACCAAGTGGGAGACAAGCTAAAGCGCCTTGCAATCTGTAAGGCGAGTTTAGTGAACTCTTCATCCTCTAAACTAACTCCTGGTGAGATTGTTGTAGAAGATTCTTGTTTACAGGTGGCCTGTGGTTCCTTAGACTTTTTAGAAGTCCATCGGGTGAAACCGGAAGGAAAACGAGAAATGGATATAAAAGATTTTTTACTTGGAGCAGGGCTCACTAATGGAGATTGCCTTACTTCAGTAAACCATTAA
- the lipA gene encoding lipoyl synthase, with translation MADKNQKRLPEWIRVKVNRGGNRNELSTELRDRKLNTVCEEAKCPNLAECWHERTATFMLLGVNCTRACRFCAIGYDKPLPPDPEEPANVAETAAKMDLQYVVITSVARDDLDDEGSDQFAKTIRAVREKLPDAGIEVLTPDFNGKEDLIRMTLDAMPTVFNHNLETCERLSPPIRGRAKYKRSLEVLKNAKAWSKGKVLTKSGIMVGLGETDEEVIDCINDLFAANVDILTIGQYLPPSRKHWKLDRYVRPEQFEEWKEYAEKLGFNAVASGPMVRSSYKAGQLITAKLEEQQLNFKI, from the coding sequence ATGGCAGATAAAAATCAAAAACGCTTACCGGAATGGATTCGGGTCAAAGTTAACCGCGGTGGAAACCGTAACGAGCTGAGCACCGAATTACGTGACCGCAAGCTTAACACCGTTTGTGAAGAAGCTAAATGTCCAAATTTGGCTGAGTGCTGGCATGAACGCACAGCCACTTTTATGTTATTAGGGGTCAACTGTACGCGCGCTTGTCGTTTCTGTGCTATTGGCTACGATAAACCTCTACCTCCTGATCCCGAAGAACCTGCTAATGTAGCAGAGACTGCCGCAAAAATGGATTTACAGTACGTTGTGATCACTTCTGTAGCCCGAGATGACCTTGACGATGAAGGTTCCGACCAATTTGCAAAAACAATTCGCGCTGTTCGCGAAAAGTTGCCCGATGCTGGCATCGAAGTTTTGACTCCTGATTTCAATGGTAAAGAAGATCTGATTCGCATGACTCTTGATGCCATGCCTACCGTATTTAACCACAACCTTGAAACATGTGAGCGCTTATCTCCCCCCATCCGTGGGCGTGCCAAATATAAACGTAGCCTAGAAGTACTTAAGAATGCTAAAGCATGGAGCAAGGGAAAAGTATTAACAAAATCGGGGATCATGGTAGGTTTAGGCGAAACAGACGAAGAAGTTATAGACTGCATTAACGATCTCTTTGCTGCTAATGTTGACATTTTAACCATTGGTCAATATTTGCCACCTTCACGTAAACACTGGAAATTAGATCGCTACGTTCGTCCTGAACAATTTGAAGAATGGAAAGAATACGCAGAAAAACTAGGTTTCAACGCTGTTGCGAGTGGCCCGATGGTCCGTTCTTCGTATAAAGCGGGCCAGCTTATTACAGCAAAACTTGAAGAACAGCAGTTAAATTTTAAAATTTAG